Proteins co-encoded in one Luteolibacter sp. Y139 genomic window:
- a CDS encoding aminotransferase-like domain-containing protein, which produces MPTAAPLHQELSEKLAGLIRAGTFPAGSRFPSIRHTSREHRVSISTVMETYRHLEDEGFIEARPRSGYYVAPPKITADRFPTTATRASKPLKVGSIVETLMDTAGDPTFVPFGTAAPGDGIVPEAKLAAITREVMRKHGAEALRYTPPQGRRELRTALSRRLFDIGLKVAPDDIITTQGGTEGLNLALQATCKTGDLVAVETPAYFGTLNIIRNLGLRVIEIPVDPRTGLVVEALATALKKHAITACVVQPHFQNPIGSLMPEANKKALAGLAAKHGFTIIEDDVYGDLSHDGVRPPSIAAHSDRVIHCGSVSKTIAPGLRVGWLVPGPHLAEIRRLKSIQCPWNGTLSELVIAGLLDAGGYDRHLRRIRGLYAGQCAQTREAVLRHFPDYARVNRPAGGFVLWVEMPAGFDSQAFTQAALKKGISLSPGTIFSASGGLNHCFRLSCGFAFGERTLEAISTLGKLAPHFAP; this is translated from the coding sequence ATGCCGACCGCCGCGCCGCTGCACCAGGAGCTTTCGGAAAAGCTCGCCGGACTCATCCGTGCCGGCACCTTTCCCGCAGGCTCGCGCTTTCCCTCCATCCGCCACACCAGCCGCGAGCACCGCGTGAGCATCTCCACGGTGATGGAGACCTATCGCCACCTCGAGGACGAGGGCTTCATCGAGGCCCGCCCGCGCTCAGGCTACTACGTCGCCCCGCCGAAAATCACGGCCGACCGCTTTCCCACCACCGCCACCCGTGCCTCGAAGCCGCTCAAGGTCGGCTCCATCGTCGAGACGCTCATGGACACCGCCGGCGATCCCACCTTCGTGCCCTTCGGCACGGCCGCACCGGGAGACGGCATCGTCCCGGAAGCGAAGCTCGCCGCCATCACCCGCGAGGTCATGAGGAAGCACGGCGCGGAAGCCCTCCGCTACACCCCGCCCCAGGGCCGCCGCGAACTCCGCACCGCCCTCTCGCGACGCCTCTTCGACATCGGCCTGAAGGTCGCACCGGACGACATCATCACCACCCAGGGCGGCACCGAAGGCTTGAATCTCGCCCTCCAGGCGACCTGCAAGACCGGCGACCTCGTGGCCGTGGAGACCCCGGCCTACTTCGGCACCCTCAATATCATCCGCAATCTCGGCCTGCGCGTCATCGAGATCCCCGTCGATCCCCGGACCGGCCTCGTCGTCGAGGCCTTGGCCACGGCGCTGAAGAAGCACGCCATCACCGCCTGCGTGGTGCAGCCGCATTTCCAGAATCCCATCGGCAGCCTCATGCCGGAGGCGAACAAGAAAGCCCTCGCTGGCCTCGCCGCGAAGCATGGCTTCACCATCATCGAGGACGATGTCTATGGCGATCTCTCGCACGATGGCGTTCGCCCGCCCTCGATCGCCGCCCACAGCGATCGCGTGATCCACTGCGGCTCCGTTTCAAAGACCATCGCCCCCGGCCTCCGCGTCGGCTGGCTCGTTCCCGGCCCTCACCTCGCGGAAATCCGCCGCCTCAAGAGCATCCAATGCCCGTGGAACGGCACCCTCTCCGAGCTGGTCATCGCCGGTCTGTTAGATGCCGGCGGCTACGATCGCCACCTCCGCCGCATCCGCGGGCTCTACGCCGGCCAATGCGCCCAAACCCGCGAGGCCGTGCTGCGCCACTTCCCCGACTACGCCCGCGTCAATCGCCCCGCCGGCGGCTTCGTCCTCTGGGTGGAAATGCCCGCCGGCTTCGATTCACAGGCCTTCACCCAGGCAGCCCTGAAGAAAGGCATCAGCCTCTCGCCCGGCACCATCTTCTCCGCATCCGGCGGCCTCAATCACTGCTTCCGCCTCAGCTGCGGCTTCGCCTTCGGCGAACGCACCTTGGAAGCCATTTCCACGCTCGGAAAACTCGCACCCCATTTCGCACCGTGA